The nucleotide window TTCATCACTCAAACGGGGCCTTGCATCTACGCGGAACGCGTTTCTAGAAGGTTCAGTGGGGCCGGCCCGGCTGCCGACGcgccccggccggcggctcctGCGGCTCCTGCGGCGTCCCCTGCGGCCACTCTGGCCGCTGAAGCTTCCATTACACCAGACGACAGTCCGGCGGCTGCACGGACACAGGTCGGGAGGTTCCAGGCAGGCACCTCCGCTCATGCCGTCGCCACAAGCTGAAAAATGCCGTAGTGAAGTTGACTCTGTTCAGGGCCTACTTCTTGTTGCGCACTTGTTGTAATAAAGCGCTGACTGGCTGCGCTGAAGAGACACGTGTCAGAGTCGGCCGACGCACATCAGCTCTCCACGTTTTCATCACATCTCGCGTCGGGGCCTGCACCTGCCATCCAGCCGATGGCGTCACAACCGCGACACTTTTGCTTGGTTAATCCTTTGCGGTATCATAGCATTAATACGGATTTTATGTCTCATCCAATGTCATGCGCCATGTCATCAAGTAATCTTGTCCCTTGTGTTGCACAGGAAAGACGCCGTGGAACCGCGCGAGACACCCGATCGAGGCTGCATCCTTGATGCTGCagcgtgccgccggccgccccctTACCAAAGCCAACTGTCAGCAGACCTTGGCCTGCTCTGATGAGTGGCCAAATAAACAAGGCTGCAAGCAATAAAAAACCGTCTccctggcgacgacgaatACACACGCCAGGTGTAATTCGGGCAGCGTAGTTCGGGACCAGTCCTACTGCGTCTCACGGTAGCGGCCAGGTGCCTCTCAGTCCTCCGCGTTTCCATTTGTGCCGTTGTCGGCACCTCCATTCGCCCCCATGATGGAGTGCACAAACTCCTGATATTTAAACACCTCTCCCTTTTTCGCACCGAGCTGGGCATTCATGTTGCGATTGaacgcccgccggccggtGAAGCCGTCCACTACCTTGTcaacctcggccgccgtcagcgcGCGCTCGCCAGGTTCAGGCGCCGTGTTGAGCAGGGCGTCCCGCAGCTCGGCCCAGTTCACCTGACCGCTGTCGTCATCATCAAAGGCTGAAAATGCGGAgaggagctcggcgctgGGGGAGAGtgccgcgagcgcctcggcgagcgagtTGAGAAAAGCAGCCAAAGCGATGGTCTGCGGCCGGGATGGCGGGAAGAACTTGGCAACGTCAGAGTGACCATTCGGTAGTCCTGGCAAGCGATACTCGTCAGCAAAACTCCCGGTAACAAATGCCACCTGGGCAACTAACCGAGCTGGCTCAGCATGTCGGCGACATCCTCGcggttgacgacgccgtcgcagTCTCTGTCTAGGATCTGGAAGCCATCCCGCAGCGTCCTGACCTGTGCGGGCAATAACTGGGAGAGCGCGTTGCCGTTGCTCAGTGCCGTCATCGGCGGAGGCGCTCTTGATGAGGACTGGGGTCTCTGAGGCGATATCATGCtctcggcgggcgtctgcgccctcggcgtccagCTATCCTGCGTGCTAGTCGGCGTTGTTGGTCTCGCGAATCGGGCAGCTCCGCCCAGCGGTGCGGCTTTGGTCGGTGATGCGGAGGGAGTCGTGTGtcgcagcggcgagggcgacgcgggTGATTCTGGTCGTCTGAAGGGCGAGCCAcgcgagggaggcgagccGTAGCCGAGCGGAGACGGCTTGTATGATGCTGATACCGACTGTGAAAGGATGAAGACGCGTTCTGTCAGCTCTCCTGgatcgcggcggcgtttcGGCTTGGCGCACTTGGGGGCTGCTACCATGATTGCAGGCGGACCCGTCTGACGGGTGGCGCGCCAGGTTGGCCAAGGAACGTCGGATCTACGCGGGGAGACACAGGTGGAGAACGGGCGATGGATGCGTGTGCAAGTAGGCTCGTGAGGGGAGTCTGGACAGACTAATTGtcgaggaggctgctgcaGTTGCTATTGCGAACATATGCTGAGATGGACTCGATGCCGCTCGTGGGCGAAGAAAGCGGTGGTGTTGCAGAGGCGTTGAGTTTCCGTGCACGCGCAGAGCGTGCGTCAAGTGTCTCGCCAAAGTAAACAATCCAGCGCAGCAACAACCGTGACAACGACAGCCTTGCAGCGCAGCGGGGCGGGGTCCAGGCCCAGCTGTTGGGGTGGTGTGTGCCCGCACTGCCTGGTGTGTGTATGCCGGTGGGGTCGGGTCTGGGCTTTGCCTTgtgcctgccatgcctgcaACAAGAGACTCTCAGGTGGTGTGATGGGTGGCTGGAGTTTGGGTGGCTGCGCAGTGGTCCCATCCTGCTCTGGTAGGTAGTGGCTCGGGCAGATGTGGCGTCAAGCTGCA belongs to Purpureocillium takamizusanense chromosome 1, complete sequence and includes:
- a CDS encoding uncharacterized protein (COG:Z~EggNog:ENOG503P4MV) yields the protein MVAAPKCAKPKRRRDPGELTERVFILSQSVSASYKPSPLGYGSPPSRGSPFRRPESPASPSPLRHTTPSASPTKAAPLGGAARFARPTTPTSTQDSWTPRAQTPAESMISPQRPQSSSRAPPPMTALSNGNALSQLLPAQVRTLRDGFQILDRDCDGVVNREDVADMLSQLGLPNGHSDVAKFFPPSRPQTIALAAFLNSLAEALAALSPSAELLSAFSAFDDDDSGQVNWAELRDALLNTAPEPGERALTAAEVDKVVDGFTGRRAFNRNMNAQLGAKKGEVFKYQEFVHSIMGANGGADNGTNGNAED